In the genome of Bosea sp. BIWAKO-01, the window GAGCGTCGAGCTCTTCTAGTTCCTCGACGGATAGCGATGCGCACACGCTCGCGAGGCGGACCTTGCAGGCAAGGCATCCGCTGTCTCGTCTTGAATCATTGCCGCAAGCGGCCTGCTGGCAGTCCACGCGTTCGTACCTCCGTGAACAAGGGAGCATCACACCTTGTTCCCAGTCATTCAAACCCTAGCCGGGAGGGCGAGGGCGCTCCTTGATCTGCATCAATGCAGAAGATCGGGTGTTCAACTCTGCTGACATATCTCCGCTCAGCAGTTCGGCAATCGTAATGGAAGATATTTTCGAGGCGGTACGCGTCACATCGCAGCAGGCACAGGCAGCCTATGCATTGATGGCGATGGCGAACCCGGGCCTCAGTATCAGTGACTGGGCCGCTTACCTGCGTCGCTACGAGAAGGAAACGGGCCAGGAGCGCGGTCTGATTGCCCTATATGACCGGCGTCGCTGCATCCACGGGATCTTCGCTTATGAGATCGCCCAGCCCCTTTCCCGCGAGGCGACGCTCAACGTCTCCGAACTGGCCTCGGTGCGCCTGCCCGGGACCGTCCTGATCGATGCCCTGATGCGTTTCGCCAATACTCTCGCCGGTGAGCTCAATCTTCCTGCCATTGCGCTCGAACTCGAGCCTTCGGCCGTCTGGGCGCAGGACCAGGTGGCAATGGAGCAGCGGGGCTTTGCGCTCGAACGGGTCAGGATGCGGGGACGGACCTGGTAACAGCTCACGAAATCGTCGCATTGACACCGGGGGAATCTGGGTAGGGTCGCGCAGTGCCGCGGGAATCTGTTCCCGGGTGCCTGATTCGAGCCTATGGAGCCCCGGATGTCCGATCTTTCTGCCTTCCCGATCACCCAGCGCTGGCCGGCCCAGCATCTCGACCGCATCCAGCTCTATTCGTTGCCGACGCCGAATGGCGTGAAGGTCTCGATCATGCTGGAGGAGACCGGGCTGCCCTATGAGCCGCATACGATCAATATCGGGCAGAACGAGACCTGGACTGCGGAATTCCTGTCCCTCAATCCGAATGGCAAGATCCCTGCGATCATCGATCCCAATGGCCCGGGCGGCAAGCCGATCGGCCTGTTCGAGTCAGGGGCGATCCTGATCTATCTCGCGGAGAAGGCAGGCAAGTTCCTGCCGTCCAATCTGGCGGAGCGCTACGAGACCATCCAGTGGGTGTTCTTCCAGATGGCTGCGGTCGGGCCGATGTTCGGTCAGCTCGGCTTCTTCCATAAGTTCGCCGGGCGCGAATACGAGGACAAGCGTCCGCGTGACCGCTACGCGGCCGAGAGCAAGCGTCTGCTCGGCGTGCTCGAGACGCGTCTCGCCGGTCGCGACTGGATCATGGGCGATGCCTACACCATCGCCGACATTTCCCTGCTCGGCTGGGTCCGCAACCTCGTTGGATTCTATGGTGCGGGCGAACTCGTCGACTATTCCAGCCTGAAGCATGTGCCGGCCTGGCTGGAGCGTGGGCTTGCGCGCCCTGCCGTCCAGCGCGGGCTCGATATCCCGAAACGGCCCTGAGGGCTTCGATGCAGCCGCCGTTGTTGCGGCTGCATCCTGCTCTGATTCCTTGGATTTCCTGAATCTTACGCCGACTTCCCAAGGTCGACCTGGAACACTGCGCGCAGTGATGTGAGAGGGCTCCGACCCGCAAGGCCCTCAATCAGGAGGAGGACCGGCAGCGGAGAGGGTATATCGGGTAGCGCTCAATTATTGTCGACAGTATTTCATTTTGTGCGGTCTGAAGCTTGCGTTTCAGCCGTTCACATGAAACATATGTCGACAATAAATCTCCGGCGGCGCTAGGCGACCAGCCGGATCGGCGTGAGGAAATGCCCGTCCATGGCTCGATTCAACAACAATGAACGCCCCGCTCCGGATGGCGTGCTCGTCGATATCGCCGATTACGTCCTGAACGATCGTGTCGACAGTTCGCTGGCATACGAGACCGCCCGCAACTGCCTGCTCGACACGCTCGGCTGCGGGCTCGAGGCTTTGGAGTACCCGGCCTGCACCAAGCTGCTTGGCCCGGTCGTGCCGGGGACTGTGGTTCCGAACGGCGCGCGCGTGCCCGGCACGCCCTATCAGCTTGATCCGGTCCAGGCGGCGTTCAATATCGGGACGATGATCCGCTGGCTCGATTTCAACGATTGCTGGCTCGCTGCGGAATGGGGCCACCCGTCGGATAATCTCGGCGGCATCCTGGCCGTGGCCGACTGGCTGTCACGGACCGCAGTTGCCTCCGGACGGCCGCCGATGACCATGCGCGACGTGCTGACCGCGATGATCAAGGC includes:
- a CDS encoding glutathione S-transferase N-terminal domain-containing protein, which produces MSDLSAFPITQRWPAQHLDRIQLYSLPTPNGVKVSIMLEETGLPYEPHTINIGQNETWTAEFLSLNPNGKIPAIIDPNGPGGKPIGLFESGAILIYLAEKAGKFLPSNLAERYETIQWVFFQMAAVGPMFGQLGFFHKFAGREYEDKRPRDRYAAESKRLLGVLETRLAGRDWIMGDAYTIADISLLGWVRNLVGFYGAGELVDYSSLKHVPAWLERGLARPAVQRGLDIPKRP